One stretch of Marinobacterium iners DNA includes these proteins:
- a CDS encoding thiamine pyrophosphate-dependent enzyme — MTAAEQVRNPQAIFISGNEAVAMAARDADCRVAAAYPGTPSTEILEYLSAYPTVYSEWSINEKVSLEVAIGASLAGSRALCAMKHVGLNVASDALMTQTLIGAVGGLVIAVADDVGLSSSQNEQDSRYWGRFAHIPVLEPCDAQEAYSMTRFAFSLSEQFSVPVLLRLTTRICHVKGLVRTDASEKTVARFFNKDSSRYVMVPGNARNRIPLMMQRDKELAQFSESCELNRFEPGQDRRIGFVTSGAAYCHVRETFPEAPVLKLGLSHPAPIETIRAFAQEVDQLIVAEEVEPLLETELKAAGIQLSGKDILPRIGELTPSVLRPALAQLTGDTCTTAPATQNDLFPRPPTLCVACPHMGIYYCLAHVKNTIISGDIGCYTLGAGQPWNALDTCISMGASLSVAQGIDKGRSEADQNKNVIAVIGDSTFLHMGMQGLLDITYNRGNVTILLLDNRAVGMTGGQNAPSSGLDLHGEETIQVDFRKLCEALGVKPARIHEVNPYELPVLFKALREEVKQTGPSVIITNQPCVLTERYRQQPVLAVDADRCTGCSNCLDVGCPAILVERRETVIKPNGREKQLAFVKIDSAACTGCNLCINTCGPDAIIPLSRDSRINAVEVSA; from the coding sequence ATGACCGCCGCCGAACAGGTACGTAACCCACAGGCCATATTCATTTCCGGCAACGAAGCGGTAGCGATGGCTGCCCGCGATGCCGATTGCCGTGTGGCAGCAGCCTACCCCGGGACACCATCCACCGAAATACTGGAATATCTATCAGCCTATCCAACGGTCTACTCAGAGTGGTCGATCAACGAAAAGGTGTCACTTGAGGTCGCAATTGGCGCTTCGCTGGCCGGAAGCCGGGCCCTTTGCGCCATGAAGCACGTCGGACTCAACGTGGCATCCGATGCTTTGATGACTCAAACACTGATTGGCGCGGTTGGCGGACTGGTCATTGCAGTGGCGGATGATGTGGGGCTCTCTTCCTCACAGAATGAGCAAGACTCTCGCTACTGGGGTCGGTTCGCCCATATTCCGGTGCTTGAGCCTTGTGACGCGCAGGAAGCCTACAGCATGACCCGCTTTGCTTTCAGCCTGTCAGAACAGTTTTCAGTACCCGTGCTGCTGCGCCTAACCACCCGTATCTGCCACGTAAAGGGACTGGTCCGAACCGATGCGTCCGAAAAAACGGTTGCACGGTTCTTCAATAAGGACAGCAGCCGCTACGTAATGGTGCCGGGCAACGCACGCAACCGCATACCGTTGATGATGCAACGCGATAAAGAGTTGGCGCAATTTTCAGAAAGCTGTGAACTGAACCGGTTCGAGCCAGGCCAGGATCGGCGGATTGGCTTTGTCACCTCGGGAGCCGCCTATTGCCATGTACGCGAAACATTTCCGGAAGCTCCCGTTCTGAAGCTTGGGCTTAGCCACCCCGCCCCCATTGAAACAATCAGAGCCTTTGCCCAAGAGGTTGACCAGCTTATTGTGGCAGAAGAGGTCGAACCCCTGCTCGAAACCGAGTTGAAAGCGGCCGGCATCCAGCTCAGCGGTAAGGATATCCTGCCCCGTATCGGAGAACTGACACCTTCCGTACTAAGGCCCGCATTGGCCCAGCTCACCGGTGACACCTGCACCACTGCCCCTGCCACTCAAAACGACCTGTTTCCGCGCCCACCAACCCTGTGCGTCGCCTGCCCTCACATGGGCATCTACTACTGCCTCGCACACGTTAAAAACACCATTATCTCCGGCGACATCGGTTGCTACACGCTGGGGGCCGGCCAGCCATGGAATGCACTGGATACCTGCATCAGCATGGGGGCTTCACTAAGCGTTGCCCAAGGGATCGACAAGGGGCGCAGTGAAGCGGATCAAAACAAGAATGTCATTGCGGTCATCGGCGATTCCACATTCCTGCATATGGGTATGCAGGGACTGCTGGACATCACCTACAACCGTGGCAACGTTACCATCCTGCTGCTGGACAACCGAGCAGTTGGGATGACCGGTGGACAGAACGCTCCCTCTTCAGGCCTTGATCTTCATGGCGAGGAAACCATACAGGTAGATTTCAGAAAGCTGTGTGAGGCCCTGGGTGTCAAACCAGCGCGAATCCATGAGGTAAACCCATATGAACTGCCTGTACTGTTCAAGGCGTTGCGCGAAGAGGTCAAACAAACCGGGCCGTCGGTCATCATCACCAATCAGCCCTGCGTCCTTACCGAGCGTTACCGACAACAACCGGTTCTGGCGGTAGATGCCGACAGGTGTACCGGCTGCAGCAACTGCCTTGATGTAGGCTGCCCGGCCATTCTGGTTGAACGGCGTGAAACGGTGATCAAACCCAACGGTCGTGAAAAGCAACTGGCATTCGTGAAAATCGACAGCGCAGCCTGTACCGGATGCAATCTTTGCATCAACACCTGCGGCCCGGATGCCATCATTCCGCTAAGCCGCGACAGCCGAATCAATGCCGTGGAGGTAAGTGCATGA